A single Cucumis melo cultivar AY chromosome 4, USDA_Cmelo_AY_1.0, whole genome shotgun sequence DNA region contains:
- the LOC103499233 gene encoding LOW QUALITY PROTEIN: formin-like protein 1 (The sequence of the model RefSeq protein was modified relative to this genomic sequence to represent the inferred CDS: deleted 1 base in 1 codon) — protein sequence MFNSFFFFFLFPLFFQCKSSEIPRRLLHQPFFPLDSVPPAEPPSTPIPPPPNPKYPFSTTPPTNPDGSPFFPTYPGTPPPPAPASFASFPANISSLILPRSSQSGSSSKKVVPLVIAGVVSAVLVACIAWFLYRRRRRGRRSSDDKTYRSENSSRLCPVTNVEVGNGIPKLRHPSATSSEFLYLGTLVNSRAIDERSVGGARVADPRPLDSPELHPLPPLNFGRSSEKQNGGNGEERSMGDEEEEEFYSPKGSLGAIGSGSRRVLATMAAEDLLGKTSDSSTTSYSTSSGSISPARSRSKSLSLSPPGSLSPRRSVQNESSNFSVSATVATEQHSPPLTPPLSHGEVESDDGVKSHCPSPMRLSTDKVPEKNSTASSSRRYSNVSIHSVMFPILTTDKDLVNHADTNNHHEESPRQSDNSDPDEPFPFSPCLFPLSDGVLGQIQIQLPTVSNIPDSDSDAKLKQLPYSFTSSSPTSSPERVVMDSSPSRASIISDQNRSSPLSPERIVLTDSDSSNKTLDHLDDVESSSPNINTTDLGPLQLPAPPPPPPPPPPPPPPPPPPPPPTTPATGSSSARTTGHAHFSFNTNGPIHSKRTSPLIPPLRPFIMENVNNVSPIQLPSCKSNGESSEDTPKPKLKPLHWDKVRASSDREMVWDQLRSSSFKVNEEMIESLFIVNTSNSKETTPRTVLPPPNQEIGVLDPKKSQNIAIALRAINVTIEEVCDALLEGNAEALGAELLESLLKMAPTKEEERKLKSSKDVSPTKFGPAEKFLKAILDVPFAFKRVDALLYIANFESEIEYLKKSFENLETACEELRNSRMFLKLLEAVLKTGNRMNVGTNRGDAHAFKLDTLLKLVDVKGADGKTTLLHFVVQEIIRSEGARLCVTSQIPNSNPIDDAKCRKLGLQVVSGLSSELANVKKAASMDSDVLSGEVIKLSRGLDNIREVLRLNEADGPNENTEKFSDSMSRFLKMAEEDIIRVQAHESVALSLVKEITEYFHGNSAKEEAHPFRIFMVVRDFLTILDGVCKEVGMINERTIVSSAHKFPVPVNPTLPQAFQALHRVQKYNSSDEESEQSP from the exons ATGTTtaattccttcttcttcttcttcctcttccctcTGTTTTTTCAATGTAAATCTTCTGAAATACCTCGTAGATTGCTTCACCAACCATTTTTCCCTCTTGATTCTGTTCCTCCGGCGGAGCCACCGTCCACTCCCATACCCCCGCCCCCCAATCCCAAATACCCATTTTCCACTACCCCACCTACTAATCCTGACGGCTCTCCATTTTTTCCAACTTATCCCGGAACCCCACCTCCTCCGGCACCGGCGAGTTTCGCATCCTTTCCGGCTAATATCTCTTCTTTGATTTTACCTCGTTCGTCTCAGTCTGGTTCAAGTTCCAAGAAGGTTGTTCCTTTGGTTATTGCTGGGGTTGTTTCTGCTGTTTTGGTTGCCTGCATTGCTTGGTTTTTGTACAGGCGGAGACGGCGTGGTCGTCGGTCCAGCGATGACAAGACGTACAGATCGGAAAATAGTAGCCGGTTGTGTCCGGTTACGAATGTTGAAGTCGGTAATGGAATACCTAAGTTGAGACATCCCTCTGCTACTAGCTCTGAGTTTCTGTATTTGGGTACTCTTGTGAACTCGAGAGCGATCGATGAGCGTTCTGTTGGAGGAGCTCGTGTTGCTGATCCTAGACCGTTGGATTCGCCGGAGCTTCATCCGCTTCCGCCGTTGAATTTTGGTCGGTCGAGTGAGAAGCAAAATGGTGGAAATGGAGAGGAGAGATCGATGGGAGacgaggaggaagaagaattTTACTCACCTAAAGGTTCTCTCGGCGCAATTGGCTCGGGATCTCGAAGAGTTCTTGCAACAATGGCGGCTGAAGATTTGCTTGGTAAAACCAGCGATTCGAGTACCACTTCGTATTCCACATCCAGCGGTTCCATTTCGCCGGCGAGATCACGTTCTAAGAGTCTCTCTTTATCTCCACCGGGGAGCCTGAGCCCTAGAAGATCCGTTCAAAATGAATCTTCTAATTTCTCTGTTTCTGCTACTGTAGCGACGGAGCAGCATTCGCCACCATTAACGCCGCCTCTTTCTCACGGCGAAGTGGAATCAGACGATGGCGTTAAATCCCATTGCCCATCTCCAATGCGTTTATCGACGGACAAAGTTCCGGAGAAGAATTCCACCGCATCTTCATCCCGGAGATATTCTAATGTTTCTATACACAGTGTGATGTTCCCAATTTTAACAACTGATAAGGATTTGGTTAATCATGCTGATACGAACAATCATCACGAAGAATCTCCAAGACAATCCGATAATTCAGATCCAGACGAGCCATTTCCCTTTTCTCCTTGTTTATTTCCTCTTTCAGATGGAGTTTTAGGGCAAATTCAGATTCAATTGCCCACAGTTTCAAACATTCCCGATTCGGATTCTGATGCAAAACTTAAGCAACTTCCTTACTCTTTTACTTCATCTTCACCTACATCATCACCGGAGAGAGTTGTTATGGACTCATCTCCGTCAAGAGCATCCATTATTTCAGATCAAAACAGGTCTTCTCCACTATCACCAGAGAGAATTGTGTTGACTGATTCAGATTCATCAAATAAAACTTTAGACCATCTTGATGATGTAGAATCTTCTTCTCCTAACATCAATACCACTGATTTGGGTCCTCTGCAATTGCCGGCTCCTCCACCACCTCCACCGCCTCCGCCTCCACCTCCACCACCCCCACCACCCCCACCACCCCCCACCACCCCCGCCACTGGTAGCTCCTCTGCCAGAACGACGGGACATGCCCATTTCTCCTTCAACACCAATGGACCAATCCATTCCAAACGCACCTC TCCATTAATTCCTCCATTAAGGCCCTTTATAATGGAGAATGTGAATAATGTCTCACCAATTCAGTTGCCATCCTGCAAAAGCAATGGTGAATCCTCTGAAGACACCCCTAAGCCCAAGTTGAAGCCATTACATTGGGACAAAGTAAGGGCCAGTTCTGATCGTGAGATGGTGTGGGACCAACTTAGATCAAGCTCCTTTAA AGTGAATGAGGAAATGATTGAAAGTTTGTTTATTGTGAATACTTCCAACTCAAAGGAGACAACTCCACGCACTGTTCTTCCTCCACCTAACCAAGAGATCGGAGTTCTGGATCCCAAAAAGTCGCAGAACATTGCAATTGCATTACGGGCGATTAATGTGACCATAGAAGAAGTTTGTGATGCCCTTTTAGAAG GTAATGCAGAAGCACTTGGAGCAGAGCTACTTGAAAGTTTATTGAAGATGGCTccaacaaaagaagaagaacgtAAATTAAAGTCATCCAAGGATGTCTCGCCTACAAAATTCGGCCCTGCTGAGAAATTTTTGAAGGCAATCCTTGATGTTCCTTTTGCGTTTAAAAGGGTGGATGCATTGCTTTACATTGCAAATTTCGAGTCCGAGATTGAATACCTAAAGAAATCATTCGAAAATCTCGAG ACTGCTTGCGAGGAATTGAGGAATAGCAGGATGTTCTTGAAACTTTTGGAAGCTGTGCTCAAGACCGGGAATCGCATGAATGTTGGCACCAACCGTGGCGATGCCCACGCCTTCAAACTTGACACACTTTTGAAGCTTGTCGATGTCAAGGGGGCAGATGGAAAGACCACTCTTCTGCATTTTGTTGTACAAGAAATCATAAGAAGTGAAGGAGCTCGTCTTTGTGTCACAAGTCAAATTCCGAACTCCAACCCGATTGATGACGCCAAATGTCGGAAACTCGGCCTTCAAGTTGTTTCGGGTCTCAGCTCGGAGCTCGCCAACGTAAAAAAGGCAGCTTCAATGGATTCCGATGTGCTTAGTGGTGAGGTCATCAAGCTTTCAAGAGGACTCGACAACATCAGAGAGGTTTTACGTCTAAACGAGGCAGACGGGCCAAACGAAAACACGGAAAAGTTCTCGGATTCAATGAGCAGATTCTTGAAAATGGCAGAAGAGGATATCATCAGAGTCCAAGCCCATGAAAGTGTTGCTTTATCTCTAGTAAAGGAGATCACAGAGTACTTCCATGGCAACTCTGCCAAAGAAGAAGCGCATCCATTTAGAATTTTCATGGTGGTGAGAGATTTCCTAACAATTCTTGATGGTGTCTGCAAAGAAGTCGGGATGATAAACGAGCGGACAATTGTAAGTTCCGCGCATAAGTTTCCAGTTCCAGTGAATCCAACATTACCGCAAGCATTTCAAGCTCTTCATAGAGTGCAGAAATACAATTCTTCTGATGAAGAAAGTGAACAATCCCCATAA